The Gadus chalcogrammus isolate NIFS_2021 chromosome 16, NIFS_Gcha_1.0, whole genome shotgun sequence DNA window AGGCTGGCATAGAAGGCTTCTTTGATGTCATCTTGTGAGTCCAGAGTGGGAGCATATGCACACACGACAGTGGCCATCCGGTTGCTTTCAAGCTTTAGTCGGACTGTCATAAGGCGCTCGCTGATGCCTTGGGGCAGTTCATTGAGTTGTCTTaccaggttgtttttgatggcaAAGCCAGCCCTGTGTTTCCTTGGTTCACCAGCAGACCTGCCCTTCCAAAAGAAGGTATATCTTTTCTTCTCTCAGTTTCCCTTCTTCCGCCAGTCTGGTCTCGGATAAGGCTGCAATGTCGACATTGAACCTTTGCAGTTCTCTTGCTACGAAGGCTGTGCGTCTTTCTGGCCGTTCATTGGCGTTTTCTCTGTTTCTTTTTCTGACCGCATGGAGGAGGTCCCAGTGGACGCGGTAATCCAGCCAGGAAGGTAGTGAGGCAGACGATCTTTTGGGATGTTGGGAGAAGGGATTGCACAAAgtatattctatatattatttttgtagttATATAGCTATTATGTACTGATTAAGTAATTAATATGTGCTGTATTAATTAGTTACAATAAACGCTATGATATAGTTATTATGTACCATATGAAGTAGTTATGATAAGTATATTGATTATTAATTACAAACTATATGATGTGCTATATAATGTCGTGAATCCGAAGGATTTTAATTAGTAAATATAATCGATATGATGTAGTTATTTTGTGCTAAATAAAGTAGTGAATCTGGAGGATATTATTTAGTAATTATGAACTTCATGATGCAGTTATTATGGACCATATGAAGTAGTTAATAAGTACTAAACTATAGTGGTACGAGACTTTACTTTGTCCCATATTCCTGAGCTTGTCCAGCGAACAAATATCAAGATAGAAGAACCTTATGTAATGAGGGCGGAAAGGCAAACCCATTAAAGCTCTGTATATGTTACGCCGTGTCCTGCTACACGGTCAAACACCTCCACTTACTGGCCGCTTGACGCCATTGGTCCTCATTCTCCCGACACACCTGTCTGTAATCTGCAATATCCATTCCCTACTTCGGCCTGGGTTCTCCAatcagccggcgccagttcgtcgtttACAACTTCCCAGTTCGTATCGGTCCTACTAGCATTTACTAAGATCAGTTCATTTTCCCTGTTCTCCTCGTAACCCTCTTCCCTAGTTCTCCGTCCGTCACTCTGCCTACCTGTTgccgaacccctgcctgcctgactacccgcctgtcgCCGAGTCCTTGCCTGCCTGACTGACTCCGTGACCGAACCCTCGCCTGCCTTTCTACCGCTTGCCTAGCACCAGCTTGTTGTCTACCCCTTGTCCCAATAAATCCCACTTCCTTTCACTccgtctctgcctccctgtgtcCAGCGTTTGGGTCCCCTCGTCCTGTCCGTCCCTTAACACTATATTTATCatgaaataataattacaaCTAAGAATTAAGAATAAGACTTATAGTTAATTACAGCTGGTTTAAAAATCTGTTTTAAAAGTAATAGCTGTGACTCTGAAGTTAATAAAGAAGTTATGCACCAATGTGTAAGTGTAAAAGATGTCTCAGGTGTCTGACGGACTGAAGGTCCTGTTTGAAGAAGAGCCCACAATGTCTGCTTCATCTTCCCCCTGTCATTTGTAACAGTTTTGAAGATGTGAGGTCATTTTCTAGGCGCAGAGAGGAAGGAGTAAGTGTATGGAGGTTAGGTATGGGGATCACACTAAATGTTCTGATGGAAAGTGTCTTCTGATGTGTCTTTATGTCCATGATATTTCCTCAAAAGTTGTAACAGGATTTGATTTAAGAGTCATAAAGATAATGTCATACATTGTCAAGAAGAATTCCTCTAGCCAATCAGGAAAGAGATGCCCTGACTGGTCAGAAATGAGTCAGGAATGAGCCAGGATCAGTCTTAATTCGTAATGGTCTCATACAGAGGGCTTTGTGGTCAACTAGGAACAGATATTCACACTTTCACCCACTTATAGCTAATGGACGGGTATGGCATTCCTTAACAAATCACGCACAAATTGAATCTGAACCACAACATCTTTAACCATGcataaataaaagaaatacaATATTGTTAATGTTGTCTTATATTTGCCCATATCTCCTAGTAAACCAGTAGTTTTCACAGCTGAAAACCACAAATAAAGAAGTTAATAAAGAAGTTATGCACCAATGTGTACGTGTAAAAGATGTCTCTGGTTCCATTTGGTCCCTGGTTGATGATGTCAGAGGTCCTGCTCCCATGGTTCCCGGTGTTGAGAGAAGCTTTAAATGAGCAGAGGAGATCCTTAGCTCAGTCTGACGGACTGGAGGTCCTGGTTGAAGCAGAGGCCACAATGTCTGCTACATCTTCCCTCTTTCATTTGAAACAGATTTAAAGATGTGATGGTCATGTTCTAGGCTCAGAGGTGGAGTGGTAAGTGTTTGGATGCCAATCTCCTGTGATAAACGTCGGCTGAGAGTGAAATTTATCATGGTCAATTCAAGCCAGATTCCATATTTCATACTGACTGCCTACTTTGACATGGGCTATCTGAAGTACTTATATTTTGTGATTGTTTTGATGCTGTACATTGTAATTGTGTTTGCGAATGCTTTGCTCATTGTAACTATTTGTATGAAGAGGAGCCTACATGAGCctatgtatgtgtttctgtgtagccTGTTGGTTAATCAGCTGTACGGTAGCGCTGGTCTATTTCCATTCCTCCTGCTGCAGATCACCTCAGACACTCACACCATATCTAGATCCATGTGTTTCCTACAGATCTACTGCATCTACACGTATGCAACTGTGGAGTTTTGTAACCTGGCTGTGATGTCCTATGATAGGTACCTTGCTATCTGCTGTCCTCTGCATTATAAGGCTCGGCTGACCTCTAAAAAGGTGGCTCTGTTGATCGCTCTCGTATGGCTGTACTCTTTTATCGAGTTCCTAATAATTCTTTGTCTGAATCTCCGTCTAAAACTCTGTGGGAATGTTATGGACCGGCTATACTGTCAAAACTACTATGTGACCAAACTGGCGTGTTCTGACACCACAGTTAACAATATCTATGGACTTTTTGCAATGTTTCTGACTGTTTTTGTTCCATTGATCCCCATCCTGTACTCCTACACCAAGATCCTCAGGGTTTGTTTTAATGGTTCTAAAGAGACCAGACAGAAAGCAGTCAGTACCTGCAGCCCCCACATCGCCTCCCTGATCAATTTCTCTTTTGGGTGTTGTTTTGAAGTATTTCAGAGTAGATTCAATATGAGCGGCATTCCCGGGATAATGCGCATAGTTTTATCACTGTACTTTCTCACCATCCAACCACTCTTTAACCCTATCATTTATGGACTGAGGTTATCTAAAATAAGACAGATGTGTAGAAATGTTGTTGTCTGCAATAAGTAAAGCCAAGGATATCCTTTTATCGTTTATTGTTCCCTTACATAACGATAGTAAGTGTGACCTCTTAAAACACTTATTATAAGGTTAAGTCAATTTCCGAAATATTTTCCTTAATCACAGTTTCAGTCTTCAAGTGCTTCACAGGCCACATTACACGACTCCCTAGCCTTCTGGTTAAGGCAGGGTTCTGGTTCAGGGTCATTAGGGGTTTTGAACGGGGATAAGTTTAGTAGAATAAGGGTTAATAGGAGTCGAGTCATGGTGGCAGGGTTATGTTCAGGGCTAGGGTTAGATCAGACGTTACTTAATATGATGCACATAAGCTAGCCTGCCCCTTTACAAAGCCATTCATCATTCTGATTATCTTTTTAATCTCCCTATGTTGCTGATTTAAGGTTGATAGTATAACGGTTCAATAAAATGTGAAAAAGTTTATTGAAAGAATATCaattaaatgtgtgtttctTCCATTTGAATGCAAGCACAGAGGTCTCTGACCAGCTTCTGGGCATATTGGCTGTTGGATCGGTGAAGacttcagatttcagactttattgtcattgtgcattgtGCACTTGTACAACGAAATTGGGTTGGTGCTCACCACCCACAGTGCAAAATAAAGCAGTGCAAAAAGCAAAATGCAAACAGaaacaacagcaataggcaCAACAAATATGCAGACATAAAATATatgtgtatttaaaaaaaaaaaaatacggtagaggatttcacatgtccaggggggggggtcaggcgttTAGTAGACGAATTGCCCAGGGGTAGCAGGTATTCCTCAGCCTGTATGTCCGGCTCCCAAGGGACCTGTGTGTCCTACCGGAAGGGAGGAGTTGGAAGAGGCCATTTCCGGGGTGTGATGGGTCACTCATCATTCTTCTTGCCCTATTCAGCCCCTGGGAGGTTGCAATGTCCTCCATGGAGGGCAGGGGGCAGCCGATGATTTTTCCTGCTGTCTTAATATCCCCCTGCAGGGTTTTCCTGTCTCTGGCTGTGCAGTTTGCGTACCACACCGTAATGCCAAACATCGGTACACTTTAGACAGCAGAGTGGTAGAAGGTCTGCAGCAGCTGTGTCCCTTCCTGGCATTTTCTCAGTAGTCTTAGAAAATATAGCCTCTGCTGAGCCTTCCCGACCACCGCAGCCGTGTTGGTTTGCCAGGTGAGGTCCTTACTGACCTGCACCCCCAGAAAGTTGAAGCAGGAGACCCTCTCCACACAGACCCCGTCTATCTGCAGTGGGGCGAGGTCTCCTCTCGTCCTCCAGAACTCTCTCATGGAAGGCTGTGGATGTGTAGCTTCAGCCTGTGTCCGTCTCATTGGAGGTGTGGATCCACACTTCTGCTCCCCTGTGAGGGAGTTGTTCTGTCGTGCTTACGCTCCTCATGAAGTCCCAAGGGAAAGGAGTTGACATGGGCCTAGAGCAGTTAGCTGTTCAACCCCCTTTACGCCCAGACCAGATTTTCACCCATTTTGAATTCTGACTTTTGATTAGTTGTTTGACCTATTTACAGCAAATTGCTCATCAGTGGATCATCAGTGATACACAgcgattataaaaaaaagttgattTGAGAAATGACATGAATTTCAACAGGCTTATTTTTATCCAAATCATCCAATGCTACAAGATATTGGTGcacaatgtgaaaaaaaaagcttCCCATTTGCCAACCATGGGCGCTAAGGGAAGTAGAGCACATCTTTGAGAGTCCTACACTGTAAGTCTATCAGCTCATATACATTACTCATTCAtttattgtttgtgtattataaaccagctcatgttgCATCAATGTTGAAACTCTTCTGGGCGCTGAGTTGTCTCCATCTTTCTAATGCAACTCCATTTTTGTGTTTCAGCACGGATTGGTCACAGAGCATTAGAAAGAGGATGAGGCTTTTTAGGTAAGGTCGAATCTGATCCGATCTCAGTGGATCCGGTTGGTTTGCTTGCTTCCATGGCTGCAGCACACTGTGTTTGTCTGCTAAAAAGCATCACATCTCGCAACCCAGGTGACTCTGAGAATAGTGGATCAATACACACAGGGTGACCCTGAGAATAGTGGATCATTACACATAGGCCACAACTAAGAGTTCTGACCGAGCGCAGAAACTCAAAGGAGGAGTTACTGGCTTTAGTGTTGATGTCAGAGAAGCCAGTATTTCCATTTATGCACGTTTCCTAAATCTTTGATGACATATTATGCAAATCGTATGATTCAGTGCATTACATTTGTTACTTATTGTAGATTGAACCATCAAATAACATTATGCAGTTAAGAAGCAATCACTAACAATCAACAAATGGTCCAATAAtaatttactaatggtgttcatgtatACTCTTAGTGTACATGTCAACTGAGGCagtggtgttcatgttaactaaggcattcattaataaattaTTTCTTCTACACTCTATTCACCCTAACCAACTAACCCTaacattaaccctaaccccaggccCATGCCTATGCTGAGGCTCATAATACTTCAGACCTGGTGTTGAGCATACTATAGGTCCATGACCTGGTGTTGAGCATACTATAGATCCATGACCTGGTGTTGAACATGCTATAGGTCCATGACCTGGTGTTGAACATACTATAGATCCATGACCTGGTGTTGATTATACTATAGGTCCATGACCTGGTGTTGAGCATACTATAGGTCCATGGGAATAACCATGCGATTTGAATGGTATTAGGGCAGCATGAACCAGAGGAATATTTcaaaatgttttgtgttcagttCAACCTTTATATAAGATATTGCAAATGAAGCCAGTGGAAACACTAAGCCATTTTAAATGACACACCAAGCTTGAAAGAGATTCATTTGTTGATCAGACGAATACTTACAAAAGTGTTGTGGTCAGTTCAAcctttattaatatataatacataatacttatgtttttattcttatttatgtgtgtgttgtctatttcttgtattgtatgtttttaaatgGACTTTGAGTCTAATAATaaaaggatgatgatgacgattaATAAGAATGAAACACGTTTATGCAATTATGTCCCATTTCCAAAATTGCAAATCAGGATTTTGAAGTTCTTAAAAACAAACCAGGGAATAGTTTTGGATCCGGGCAACTAGATCCAAGCTTACATCATGGTTTGTGTTTCTAAACCAGTGACCACAGAAGGGTCAGTAGTTGAAGTGGATCTTTAGTAAGTTTGACTTGTCTCTACAGCTGTGGAAACCACTTGTTTACTGGGGAAGAAGGGCAAATATAAGACAACATGAacaatattgtatttattttattaatgcaTGGTTAAAGTTGTTGTAGTTCAGAATCAAATGATACAATTTGAGCGTGACTATTTAAGGAATGCCATTGCCGTCCATTAGCTCTTAGTGGGTGAAAGAGTGGACATCTGTTCCTAGTTGACCACAAAGGCCTCTGTATGAGACCATTACGATTTTAGAATGATCCATTTTGGACAATCAAGGCATCTCTTCATCTTGCCTGTCTATCACATTCTCTTTAAAACTCTTAAATTGAACCTACTACACCTTCTAAGGGGAAATCATAGACATAAAGTTATGCGCGACTATTTGCAAAGAATAAAAGTAAAGAACGACCTATCCTACACAATTATGTAGGATTCACATTAGGTATTATACATCGAATATATATGGAGACATCAAAAAGTGATATCTATATCTTCTTACAGAAAAATACATTTCGACAAATCTGTCTTATTTTAGATAACCTCAGTCCATAAATGATAGGGTTGAAGAGTCCTTGGATTGTTACAAAGTACAGCGATAAAACAATACGCAATATCCTGGGAACACCGGTCATATTATATCTACTCTGAAATATTTCAAATCCACACCCAAAGGTGAAGATCAGTAGGGAGGCGATGTGGGGGCTGCAGGTACTGACTGCTTTCTGTCTGGTCTCTTTAGAACCAACGACGCAAACCCTGAGGATCTTGGTGTAGGAGAACAGGATGGGGATCAATGGAACCCCAATGGTCACAAATGATGCAAAAAGTCCCCAGACATTGTTTACTGTGGTATCAGAACACGCGAGTTTGGTCACATAGTAGATTTGACAGTACATCCGGTCTATGACGTTCCCACAGAGTTTTAAACGGAAAGTCAGAAAAGTAGAAACTAGGAACTTGATAAGAGAGTACAGCCATACAAGAGCGATCAACAGAGCCACCTTGCAAGAGGTCAGCCGAGCCTTATAATGCAGAGGACAGCATATAGCAAGATACCTATCATAGGACATCACAGCCAGGTTACTAAACTCCACAGTGGCATATGTGTACAAGCAGTAGATCTGAAGGAAACATATAGATCTAGATATGGTGTGAGTGTCTGAGGTGATCTGCAGCAGGAGGAATGGAAATAGACCAGCACTACCATACAGTTCATTAACCAACAggctacacagaaacacatacatagGCTCATGTAGGCTCCTCTTCATACAAATAGTTACAATGAGCAAAGCATTCGCAAACACAATCACAATGTACAGCATCAAAACAATCACAAAATATAAGTACTTCAGATAGCCCATGTCCAGGTAGGCAGTCAGTATGAAATATGGAAACTGGCTTGAATTGACCATGATAAATTTCACTCTCAGAAGAAGTTCATCACAGGAGATTATTGAGCCTTCGTTCCTTTTTTAGGAATGTTATTCGCCTTGTTGTCTTTAGAAGAATATCCCTACATCGATCACTTCAAGTTACAAACAAGACCCATATCTTATTTCTGAAGACACTTTCCATCAGATCATTCAGTGTTATCCCCACACCTGACCGCCACACACTTACCACTCCCTCTCTGAGCCTAGAACATGACCTCACATCTTTAAAACAGTTTCAAATGACAGAGGGAAGATGTAGCAGACATTGTGGCCTCTGGTCTCACCAGGACCTCCAGTCCATCAGACTGAGCTAaggctctcctctgctcctatAAAGCTTCTCTCAGCCCCAGGAACCATGGGAGCAGGACCTCTGACATCATCAACAAAGGACCAAATGGAACAGGCTATTAATTTACACGTGCACATTGGTGGCTGGTTGTGATAAAACAGTATGACCTACATCTCACGCCTGGGGAACATCAAGGATGAAATATTGCTCTATTTGATCCTTGTCTTTCTAAATTCTAACAATTATGACAATTCCCAACAATTATAATGAATCTGATAGTGCTGAAAAAATATTTGGTGTAAATAATGACTTGTTCATATTGAActtataaagatatatatgcAATGGAGGCGTTCCCCAGGGCTCTGTCTGtggaaccctcctcttcctcgtttacagccccccctctctgtggaaccctcctcttcctcgtttacagcccccacctctctgtggaaccctcctcttcctcgtttacagccccccctctctgtggaaccctcctcttcctcgtttacAGACCCTACCTCTCTGtggaaccctcctcttcctcgtttacagcccccacctctctgtggaaccctcctcttcctcgtttacagccccacctctctgtggaaccctcctcttcctcgtttacagcccccacctctctgtggaaccctcctcttcctcgtttacagcccccacctctctgtggaaccctcctcttcctcgtttacAGCCCCACCTCTCTGGgtaaccctcctcttcctcatttacagccccccctctctgtctaaccctcctcttcctcgtttacagcccccacctctctgtggaaccctcctcttcctcgtttacagcccccccctctctgtggaaccctcctcttcctcgtttacagcccccacctctctggggaaccctcctcttcctcgtttacAGCCCCACCTCTCTGGggaaccctcctcttcctcgtttacAGCCCCACCTCTCTGTGGAACCCTCCTTTTCCTCGTTTACAGCCCCCACCTCTCTGtggaaccctcctcttcctcgtttacagccccacctctctgtggaaccctcctcttcctcgtttacagccccacctctctgtggaaccctcctcttcctcgtttacagccccacctctctgtggaaccctcctcttcctcgtttacagcccccacctctctgtggaaccctcctcttcctcgtttacagccccacctctctgtggaaccctcctcttcctcgtttacagccccacctctctgtggaaccctcctcttcctcgtttacagcccccacctctctgtggaaccctcctcttcctcgtttacagcccccacctctctgtggaaccctcctcttcctcgtttacagccccccccctctgggagGCCATCACCAAATGTGTCTTCTATTGAACACATCTCCAGATTGACTGAAGTAGTCATTATGTACGACAAGAAGtagttaataaaaaatatatgaagCAATTAGTGTGGACTATATGAAGTAGTTAATATGTACTATATGAAGTAGTCATTATCAAATATATGAAGTAGTTAGTGTGTACTATATGAAGTAGTTAATATGTACTATATGAAGTAGTCATTATCAAATATATGAAGTAGTTAGTGTGTACTATATGAAGTAGTTAATATGTACTATATGAAGTAGTCATTATCAAATATATGAAGTAGTTAGTGTGTACTATATGAAGTAGTTAATATGTACTATATGAAGTAGTCATTATCAAATATATGAAGTAGTTATTTTGTACTATATGAAGTAGTTAATATGTACTACATGAAGTAGTTATTATTCAATATATGAAGTAGATATTGTGTACTAAATTAAGTAGTTAAATAAACTACATGAATTAGTTATTATGGACTATATCAAGTATTCAATATGGACTATATGAAGTGGTTATTATGTACTATATAAAGTAGTTATCATGTACTTCATGAAGCAGTTGATATATACTATATGAAGTAGTTAATATAAACTATATGAAGTAGTTATTGTGTAGTATATGAAGTAGTTATCGTAATGTCTGTAGCTAACTACTAACAGGCATATATATTTGGACACGACTACATGTGAGTTCTTCTCAGTGTTCGGTTTGATCCAGAACTGCCAAACGGAACAACGCAATGCATTAATGTGTATCCTTCTTCACCTACTTGGCACAGAACAATGCCCTAGGCTATGACACTGACCGCCAGTGGTCACTACCTGTCATTACATCTCCCCCTTTAAAGATGTTGCCCTTATCATTTCACATGAACTTTTGGTGTCTAGTAAACATTTAACACTCCTGTATATTAACAATATTTCTTATTGAAACGTGACTGTATACAACCATCAGACCTTAATGTTGTCTAATAAAAATTACCGTCTCTATTCATACTGTAACAAAACATAACATTCCTACTGTCTTGTCTTTCCTGAACAAGTGCATTTCCTATTAATGTAAATCAGAAATAGCAAAAGTGCATTTTCTGTTAATGTAAATCAGAAATAATGAAAGTGAATTTTTCTTCAACAAAAATCATTCATTAATCAAACAAATCATTCATTAATCAAACAAATCATTCATTAATCAAACAAATCATTCATTAATCAAACATTTCcctactttttcttttcttttttctctccccaAAAGTCCATACTGCAAAGTCTCTTGACCCTGAGTCTTTCCCCCAAAACATCCCCACAGTCCCTGTTCACCACTTCAGTTTGACCGGAGGCTTGCTCACTCTGCCAGAACGAGTGACGATCTCAGTCCCTTGTGGTCGGGTGGGAGTGTATTGTGTCCCCGCACCCTGTGTGTCCCCAGTGTCAGTATCAGTGACCGCTCGAGTCACCTGGTCAGAACTCTCACTGACAGGCGTAGACTGCAGGTGGCGTCTGTTCCTCCTGTAGCGCTCACCTTGTGCGGTCTCCACGCTATAGGACCTTGGAGTGGAGCTAGAGCTATGAACAACAGCAGGCGTTGTCCGCTGTTTCTTTCCATCCAGTTTCATTAGTGTGGAGTCCCCCGGGCTCAGAGGTGGTAGGACCTTGACTCCATTGCTGCGGTTGTAGAAATAGGCCTGCCGCTGCTTGGCTGCAGCGTCAGCCTTCCTGATCCCATCCTCGTTGGACCAGTTAGGTCCCAGATTGTCCTGCAAGATGGGCAAGGTGGTCCTAATATTCCTGCCCATCAACAGTTCTGCTGGACTGAGTCCTGTCGACAAGGTGGGTGTGGCTCTGTATGTGATTGGTGCCAGGAGGGGGTCTTTCTGTCCCAATATAGACTTAGCTATCTGAACTGCCCTCTCTGCCTGCCCGTTACTCTAGGGGTAGCTAGGGCTTGATGTGATATGTACAAAATCATAGTCCTTACTAAACTCCCTCATCTCTGCTGAAGCTAGCTGGGGCCCATTATCACTCACTATCACTTCGGGGATACCGAAACGTGCAAATGTGGCTTTCATCTTAGGTACAACCTGGTGtaaattgtaaattgtaaataGTAAATTGTAATTGGGTAGGAATTGTAGGCAGATTCAAAATTTCTAGATATCTGGAGTAATAATCGGACACTACTAAGTAGTTGTGCTTCTTGTACTCGCGCAGATCTATAGCAATTTTCTGCGATGGCCTGGATGGGAGCTCACTGGGCACTGCAGCTGCCTATCATTGGTGTGGCTGGGACCTGGTCCATAACAGCCTCAATGTGTGCTGCTACCTCCTCATGACAGACCCCATCCCCCTGACACTGCTCTGGGCCCCTAGACAGTGCATCTGCCACTGGTAATGTCTTACCAGGTGCATGGTGGCGTTGAACCGCATCAGTCTCATCAGCAGCCTCTGGCACCTTATTGGCACGCAGTCCAGATCCTTGCTGTTCATGAGGGGTACCAGTGGTTTGTGATCGGCCACCAGTCTAAAACTGTACGGTCCATACAGGTACTTGTCGAAGCGTTCACAGGCCCAAACGCTGGCAAGGCACTCCTTCTCGATCTGGGCGTACCGTTTCTCCACATCACTCAATCGTCTGGAGCAGTAGTCCACAGGTTTCCACCTCTCTCTATGCTGCTGGAGCAGGACGCCCCCCAGCCCGTAGCTGCTGGCATCTGCTGACACGATGGTGGGCTTGTTGGCATCATAGAAGGTAAGTACCGGGGCAGTGGCTAATGCATTCTTTAGATTTCTGAAAGCTTCACAGTGTGCAGCACCCCACGTCCACTCTGTATCTCCCCTCAGTAGCTCATACAGTGGATGGGCCACTGATGATAGCTCTGGGATGAACTTGGCAAAATAATTCACCATGCCTAAGAATCGCTTGAGCTTGAGCCCCACCGCCTTGATGACCTTCAACACTTCATCTAAGCGTTGGTCATGCAGCTCCTCGGTCTCAGCATGGACTATACCAAAGAGGCCAATTCTGGAGACACATGCTCTATTGCAGTGTGGGCATGGATGCGAGGTGCAAGGGGGAGAGATTGGGGTGGCCTGTTTTGTGGTGAAACCCTCCTTCCTTTGCTGCTGCTTGAGTTTTGCCGCCTGTCGAAGTTGGTCCTCAGGGAAAGTGGCACCTTCCCTCTCAGGCCGTTTCTCCAGGTGGATCTGTGTTGTGCAGTTTGAGGTTTGTCCTAATGTTGTCCTTGTGATGTTTTTCTGGCCTCCAGGTGCACGGTGGCCAATTGAAAGCTGGGAGTAGAGTATCTGCTTTGGGAGGAGAGTATCGGGCACCCATATGACCAGGCCTGTCCATCGCAGCCGATGCTttgtgatagtggtggtgatgctgtgtatgtttgcatcGTCCAGGACGCTGATGTTTGTCCGCTTCTCATCCAAGCTGACACGCAGGATTTTTCTGAGGTGTGTCTGATGGTAGGACTCCAAAGATCATAGATGCCTGCTGTATGTTGTCCATGTCTCTGCACCATAGAGGAGTGCGGGAAGGTGATTG harbors:
- the LOC130406678 gene encoding olfactory receptor 11A1-like, whose amino-acid sequence is MVNSSQIPYFILTAYFDMGYLKYLYFVIVLMLYIVIVFANALLIVTICMKRSLHEPMYVFLCSLLVNQLYGSAGLFPFLLLQITSDTHTISRSMCFLQIYCIYTYATVEFCNLAVMSYDRYLAICCPLHYKARLTSKKVALLIALVWLYSFIEFLIILCLNLRLKLCGNVMDRLYCQNYYVTKLACSDTTVNNIYGLFAMFLTVFVPLIPILYSYTKILRVCFNGSKETRQKAVSTCSPHIASLINFSFGCCFEVFQSRFNMSGIPGIMRIVLSLYFLTIQPLFNPIIYGLRLSKIRQMCRNVVVCNK
- the LOC130406483 gene encoding olfactory receptor 11A1-like, with translation MVNSSQFPYFILTAYLDMGYLKYLYFVIVLMLYIVIVFANALLIVTICMKRSLHEPMYVFLCSLLVNELYGSAGLFPFLLLQITSDTHTISRSICFLQIYCLYTYATVEFSNLAVMSYDRYLAICCPLHYKARLTSCKVALLIALVWLYSLIKFLVSTFLTFRLKLCGNVIDRMYCQIYYVTKLACSDTTVNNVWGLFASFVTIGVPLIPILFSYTKILRVCVVGSKETRQKAVSTCSPHIASLLIFTFGCGFEIFQSRYNMTGVPRILRIVLSLYFVTIQGLFNPIIYGLRLSKIRQICRNVFFCKKI